The Culex quinquefasciatus strain JHB chromosome 2, VPISU_Cqui_1.0_pri_paternal, whole genome shotgun sequence genome contains the following window.
CCTACAGTGTTACTACGACACCAAGACGCTGTTGGTGGACAAGGCCAAGGAGTTGGAAACCTACCCAGATCTGAACACGACCCAACGCGATCTCAACGCGACGCAGCATCCAATCCACGACCACGTGCGACTCCCACAAATCCAGCTGCAGAAGTTTGACGGCAAGCTGGACGAATGGTTGAGTTTCCGGGACTTGTACACGTCGTTGATCCACTGGAAGAAGGATCTTCCGGACATTGAGAAGTTCCAGTACCTCAAGGGATGCCTGCTGGGCAAGCCGCGAACAATGGTCGACGGTCTCTACATGAGCGCCAAGAATTACCAGGTCGCGTGGGACATCCTGACGAAATACTACAACGACAACAATCTGCTGAAGCGAAGTCAGGTTGAAACGCTGTTCAATCTTCCGACATTGACCGAGGAGTCGGTAACTGATCTTCAAGGACTTCTGGAGGGTTTCGAACGGGCCGTTCGGACGCTCGATCAGTTTGTGAGTCCGGAAGACTACAAGGACCTTTTGTTGCTGCACCTTCTCTCTTCGAGACTTGATCCTGTCACAAAGCGAAGCTGGGAAGAAGTCACAGCGGCACAGGCGAACAAGGAGAACAAGGAATCCAACGAGCCAAAGGAGAAGGAAACAGTCAAGGACTTGACTGATTTTCTGTACACCCGGATTAGAGTTCTTAGTTCGCTCAAAACCATGACTGCAGGAACCAAGGCGGATGCCAAACCATCCAAGCAGCGGAAGGCTCCCTTCACCCGATCAAGCTACAATGCGGTGCAGTCGTCTGGGATCAGCTGCGTAGTCTGCGCGGAGCCACATCTGTTGTACAGATGTCCGACATTCCAAGGCATGTCAGTTGCAGCAAGGGACAAGGTGGTGCGAACGAACTCTATGTGCTTGAACTGCTTCCGGCGTGGACACCAAGCGACACAATGTACCTCACGTTTTGTCTGCCAGAACTGTTCAGCCAAGCACCACACTTTGGTTTGCTTCAAACCCAAGAGAAGCGACAGACCAAAACCAATGTCTTCTGGACAGGACTTCAACCGAGGTGGAAACAATGGTCCAAATGGTGGAAGTTCGAACCAAGCAGCACAGTCTTCGACGCAAACGGAAACCGTAACATCCAACGTGGCAGCACATCGTACTTCTACAGTTCTGCTGGCCACAGCTGTTGTCCTGGTGGAGGACGACGAAGGCGTCAAGTTTCCTGCTCGAGCGCTGCTGGATTCGGGCTCAGAATGCAATTTTATGACAGAGCGGCTCTGTCAGCGGTTGAAGGTTCAACGGAAACGCTCAAATGTCGCGGTGTATGGCATCGGACAAGCGAACACCAAGGTCAAGCACAAAATCCAAGCTACAATCAAGTCGCGAGTGACAGGGTTCTCGCGCAGGATGGAATTTCTCCTACTACCCAAGGTAACGGCCAATCTCCCGACATCGGATGTCAGTGTGGCCGGCTGGGAATTTCCTCCGGATGTGGAATTAGCCGATCCCACATTCTTCAACTCCAAGACGGTGGACATCGTGCTTGGAATCCACCACTTCTTTGCTTTCTTCAATTCCGGGAAGGAGCTGGAACTCGGAGTCGGTCTACCAACACTGACCGAAACGGTATTTGGATGGATTGTGACCGGAAACGTGGAGAACCAAAACTCCAGTTCGGTTACCCAATGCAACGTAGCAGTCTCGTCAACCCTAGAGGAGCTGCTCACTCGGTTCTGGGCTTGCGAGGAGGTCGCAACGCCGCACAACTATTCCCCGGCAGAAACGCGATGCGAGGAGCTGTATTCGCGTACCGTCAAGAGAGGTCCTGACGGAAGGTACACGGTCTCATACCCCAAGGACGAAGACGCACTGGCACGGATGGGCGAGTCACGGGACATCGCATTCCGACGTCTTCAAGGGCTGGAACGCAGATTGGAGAAGGATCCTGATCTGCGCCGGCAATACAACCAATTCATGGTGGAATACCTGGAACTAGGACACATGCGCGAAGCTACCGACCTCGGAGAGGTCAAGCGTGTGTTCCTACCACATCACCCGGTGGTGAGGGAATCGAGTACTACGACCAAGGTGCGAGTGGTATTCGATGCGTCTTGTGCGAGCTCAACGGGAGTGTCGCTCAACGATGCCCTACTGGTGGGACCGTCGATTCAGGACGATCTACGGTCAATAATCCTACGGAGTCGGACAAAGCAGTTCATGCTGGTGTCTGACATGGAAAAAATGTTCCGACAAGTTCTAGTCACCGAGGAAGACATGAAGCTCCAAAGCATCATGTGGCGGGATGACCCCAACAAGGAGGTCAAAGTCTACGAACTTGCGACGGTCACGTATGGTACCAAGCCAGCACCTTTCCTGGCAACCCGGACGCTCAAGCAACTCGCTATGGATGAGCAAAGCCATTTCCCGATGACAGCCAAGGTCGCGCTCGAAGACGTCTACATGGACGACGTTTTGACCGGCGCGGACGACGAGGATCAAGCGATGGAACTACGAACCCAACTGGACGCTCTGCTGGAGAGCGGCGGTTTTCGGCTTAGGAAGTGGGCATCCAACAGCCCTCTGGTACTGCAGGGCATACCAGACGAGAACCTAGCACTGTCAAGGACTGGCGATGTGCTCCTGGATCCAGATCCATCTGTACGGACTCTGGGATTGGTTTGGCGACCAACAACCGACGTTCTAAAGTTCCAGTTTGATCACCCAACCCCAAACCCAAATCAGCCGTGGACACGGCGGAGGATAATGTCAACGATTGCAACCCTGTTTGATCCAATCGGTTTCGTTGGTCCAGTTATCGCAGCAGCTAAAATCCTGATGCAGAAGCTGTGGACGCTGGAGGATAAGAGCGGCAAGAATCTGGACTGGGATGACGAACTACCACCCACAATCGTTCAGAAATGGCTGAAGTTCTATGAACAAATTCCGGTATTAAACGTCCTGACATTCCCAAGATGTGTGATCATTCCCAAGGCGGTCAACATCGAGATCCATACATTTTGCGACGCTTCCCAGGATGCATACGGAGCTTGCTCGTATGTGAGAAGCGTAAACCAGGATGGAGAAGTACGCGTGGCGCTGCTTAGCTCCAAATCCAAGGTTGCTCCACTCAAATGCCAATCGATCCCAAGGTTAGAGCTCTGCGGAGCGGAGCTGGCTGCTCTTCTGAGTGAGCAGATCTTCAAGGCAACCAAACTGGACGTCAAGTACTACTATTGGACGGATTCTACCTGTGTACTGCAGTGGTTACGGCACGTACCTACGACGTGGAACACTTCGCACCGCACCGGCGGATATCGCAGATCTACTGCTGTGGTGGGAAGGTCCCCCATGGCTCAAGCTATCACTTCAACACTGGCCGTCTCAACCGGTGCTGGATCGTGACGAGGAAGCAGACCAAGAAAGACGTCACGTAGCAGCGAACCTAGCTGGCGGACAGCAGATTGATTTCCCGAGTTTCATCATCAGCAAGTTTTCCAACTATCGGAGCCTGATTCGAAGCGTAGCGTACTGGTCGAGGCTGATGAAGATCCTGCGGCACGAAGAAGGCGTAGATCAGCGAAGTCTTCCAACAGCACGGGAGCTGAAGGAAGCGGAACACACCATGATTCGTCTCGTGCAGAAGGAAGAATTCAAGGCGGAGTGGCAAGCGCTGTCCAACGGCGAATCTGTCGGAAGGAACTCACCCCTGCGGTGGTTCAACCCGAAGTTAGCGGACGACAACCTGATCCGAGTCGGTGGACGGTTAGGTCACTCACAGGAAACCGACAGCACGAAGCATCCGATAGTTTTACCCGCTCGGCACCCGCTGACCAAGATGCTGTTCGAGGACTACCACGAACGTTTACTTCACGCGGGACCGCAGCTGATGCTCGCGACAGTTCGACTCAAGTACTAGCCGCTTGGAGGTCGAAGCGTAGCACGCCAGATCGTGCACAACTGCCAGCGTTGCTTCCGGACGAAACCCATCCAAATCCAGCAGTTCATGGGAGAACTGCTTTCGGCGCGCGTCACGGTGGCGCGTCCATTTTCCAAGGTCGGCGTGGATTACTTCGGACCGGTCTACATTCGCCCCGGTCCGCGTAGAGTAGCCATCAAAGCATACGTAGCCGTATTCGTGTGCATGGGCACGAAAGCGGCGCATCTGGAACTGGTAACGGACCTTTCTACCGACCGCTTCATCCAGGCCCTGCGAAGGTTCATCGGGAGAAGAGGCCTGCCAGCAGAAATCTTCTCAGACAACGGGACCAACTTCGTTGGCGCTCGTAATCAACTTCAAAACCTGTTTGAACTGCTTCGCAGCAAGGATCACAGCGAGAAGGTTTCCAAGGAGTGCGCTGATCAAGGGATTCAGTGGCATTTCAACCCACCGGGCGCTCCCCATTTCGGAGGACTTTGGGAGGCCGCGGTACGATCGGCCAAAACCCATCTCCTGAAGGTTCTCGGCGACAACCCGGTGTCCTACGAGGACATGGACACGTTGCTGGTACAAGTGGAAGCGTGCCTCAACTCCAGGCCGCTGACGCAGATGTCGGACGATCCGAACGATCTGGAGCCGCTCACACCAGGGTACTTCCTGATCGGCTCATCATTGTACGAGCTTCCGGACCTGGACATCACCGCCGTGCCGATGAACCGCCTGAACCAATGGCAGACGACGTAGAGGAAGCTGCAGGATTTCTGGAGGAGATGGAGGACCGAATATCTGGCACAGCTGCAGGGACGATCAAAACGTTGGAAACCGCCGGTGCCGATCAAGGTCGGTCAACTCGTCGTGATCCGGGACGAAAACCAACCACCTATTCGCTGGAAAATGGGCCGGATCGTCGAACTTCATCCGGGAGCTGATGGAGTAGTGCGGGTCGTCACCCTGAAGACCGCCACAAACTTCCTGACGAGACCTGTGGAGAAGATTTGCATCCTACCTTTGCCTATCGAGCCAGACGAAGCATCACCCTCACCTGAACCTTCCGAGGACCCCAAAACCCCGAAGAACTGAACGGTTCCGTGCGCAACATTTCGTGTCCGAGAGGtggtttccttttttttctcttttcagaAATTCCCGGAATTTCAGGGTGGGCGGGAATGTCTACAAGTACGGTAGCGCAGACGATCTCACAACTCACCAACTGCAGCTCATCCCAACTCACCGGTGCATCTCGCGATCCTCACGGCGGCGGTCGCTGTGTGAGTGTGCTGGACCAGCTGATCGAGATGGAGTACACCAATACGCGGACTGGCCGGCCCGGTCAATGATTAGAATAATTACAATTGTGCGAACCCCAAAGCTGAACAGCAGCAAAACTAGCTGGCCAAGAGGCcgattttaatctgttttttttgtgtagtttAATATATGTAGTTTTAACGTGGAATAAATGTAGTTTTTTGTAAGCTGAGTGTTAATTGTGAACTGTGTGTACGTGTTGTTATTCGGACCCCGGAATTTCCCCCCAAAAACCCCACCAAAAGGACGGAACCTCCCTGGACGAAAGGCGCCCCAAAACCACTCCGGACAACCCCGATCCAACCCTCCGAGCTATCGACGACCGGTAAGGACCAACCCAACAAGCGTATTTgtgaaaagaaaacattttttatctcGTTCGATCAAAGCTTTTCGTGCGGTTGATTGGCATGTTTCGTAAtgattttgaggtttttggTTGTTTAATTCTCTTTGTATAGTTTGTGATAAAACCGGGCCGAATTTTTAAGACCTTTTTTAAGTCCTCCCTATATCATCGATGACCGGAAGGCACTATTAGGAATATTTTTTAGGGTTTTAACAAATtgagcccttcctacatcattaCTGATCAGAAGGCACGCCGTCGCAGGGATGcaagatacacagatttgtctgtgtttcacagacttttgagcttgtgtcagacattttttgcggtgctcagacttttaaaaaaacttcattaaatgaatattttgtaatcttttttgtcgaaacttatttcgttagtcttcaaatgcttaaaaatgcaatttcttatggatttcaatgactgtgaattgatatatttgaattttagacaaatgcacagacaaacacagacttttttacagacgtTTTAAAAAACCAAGTGGCATCCCTGCGCCGTCGAATAGTTTCTAGATAATCGCGATCGAATTAATAATCTATTCAAATCTTTTTATATACCTTTCTTTCGCAACCTAATGCATgagattaaaaattttcaaccgataaacaaatcaTTTAGTcctatttttgaacaaataaattttattttttaagaaaaaaagagtttttattttttttgctttctgtaacttttttgaaaactttttcttactattGTCTATTCTATAGTTTTAAGTTATGATGTTTTGATTGAATTAcaatgtaacacacagctgaaaggaataTCAAAACTATGTTATGTACCTAAATGAACCCATTGTATCTTGACTTTCCTCAacttcagtgtcttgcgaaccttcgtggtgaacggacactagagctgcggtattttttactacctaagctcagagttatttcaaaacaaaattcacagtctttttaaagactacctgagttattttccaaaattctaaacagtcttttcaagactaaccccgcctgaaattttgttgtattttacaaacgaagccatcttttaagagaactttgcttgcaaaatgcgtcaaaacaaagggcaaatcttctgaagatttggtcgttacgtcggtgaagcgtttgaacgctaaaccggctaacggaaacagaaaaagaaaacagcctcttctgaggtctgattctgattctgaatgtgaggtcaatcctccaattccattgacaaacagtttcggtgttttatccgaaactgatgacaaggaaccttctcctcgtactgagccttctgccgtcgagaaacgagtaaaggctccgccaattgtagtgacttccgtctccgatttggccagctttcgaacgcaactgaagaattgcaaggaaacttgcaatttgaaggtttcgttccagcttggtcgaagaggagaatgtcgcttgttgacggaatctttacaagatcaccaaacttttgttggttatttgaaaaccacaaacacaatttctacacgtatgagaccaagaatgctcggccattcaaggcggtcttgaaaggtctctccaacgacttgtcggtggatgagatcaaaaacgaacttaaggtgttgcttggctttgtcccatcccaagtaataccaatgaagaaaaaatcaaacgggaatatttctcgctttggtttgacttcacagttttatctgattcatttcaacagaaatgaaatcaacaatttgaaacttttggacaaagttcagtttttgttccatgtacgggtaaagtgggagcattttaagaaacatggcggtaatggccagaatctgacccagtgccggcgttgccaggcattcggtcacggtactgatcattgcgccatggttccaaaatgcatggtttgcggg
Protein-coding sequences here:
- the LOC119766076 gene encoding uncharacterized protein LOC119766076; the protein is MAPTTKKASPTLKQLEAKLRSSDELFHAVYAFASEMNNTTTLSQVKVRLEKLDGLWEKVNDTILDIEMHEDYAGTDDAYSKMRKDCLQCYYDTKTLLVDKAKELETYPDLNTTQRDLNATQHPIHDHVRLPQIQLQKFDGKLDEWLSFRDLYTSLIHWKKDLPDIEKFQYLKGCLLGKPRTMVDGLYMSAKNYQVAWDILTKYYNDNNLLKRSQVETLFNLPTLTEESVTDLQGLLEGFERAVRTLDQFVSPEDYKDLLLLHLLSSRLDPVTKRSWEEVTAAQANKENKESNEPKEKETVKDLTDFLYTRIRVLSSLKTMTAGTKADAKPSKQRKAPFTRSSYNAVQSSGISCVVCAEPHLLYRCPTFQGMSVAARDKVVRTNSMCLNCFRRGHQATQCTSRFVCQNCSAKHHTLVCFKPKRSDRPKPMSSGQDFNRGGNNGPNGGSSNQAAQSSTQTETVTSNVAAHRTSTVLLATAVVLVEDDEGVKFPARALLDSGSECNFMTERLCQRLKVQRKRSNVAVYGIGQANTKVKHKIQATIKSRVTGFSRRMEFLLLPKVTANLPTSDVSVAGWEFPPDVELADPTFFNSKTVDIVLGIHHFFAFFNSGKELELGVGLPTLTETVFGWIVTGNVENQNSSSVTQCNVAVSSTLEELLTRFWACEEVATPHNYSPAETRCEELYSRTVKRGPDGRYTVSYPKDEDALARMGESRDIAFRRLQGLERRLEKDPDLRRQYNQFMVEYLELGHMREATDLGEVKRVFLPHHPVVRESSTTTKVRVVFDASCASSTGVSLNDALLVGPSIQDDLRSIILRSRTKQFMLVSDMEKMFRQVLVTEEDMKLQSIMWRDDPNKEVKVYELATVTYGTKPAPFLATRTLKQLAMDEQSHFPMTAKVALEDVYMDDVLTGADDEDQAMELRTQLDALLESGGFRLRKWASNSPLVLQGIPDENLALSRTGDVLLDPDPSVRTLGLVWRPTTDVLKFQFDHPTPNPNQPWTRRRIMSTIATLFDPIGFVGPVIAAAKILMQKLWTLEDKSGKNLDWDDELPPTIVQKWLKFYEQIPVLNVLTFPRCVIIPKAVNIEIHTFCDASQDAYGACSYVRSVNQDGEVRVALLSSKSKVAPLKCQSIPSGYGTYLRRGTLRTAPADIADLLLWWEGPPWLKLSLQHWPSQPVLDRDEEADQERRHVAANLAGGQQIDFPSFIISKFSNYRSLIRSVAYWSRLMKILRHEEGVDQRSLPTARELKEAEHTMIRLVQKEEFKAEWQALSNGESVGRNSPLRWFNPKLADDNLIRVGGRLGHSQETDSTKHPIVLPARHPLTKMLFEDYHERLLHAGPQLMLATVRLKY
- the LOC119766077 gene encoding uncharacterized protein LOC119766077, producing the protein MGELLSARVTVARPFSKVGVDYFGPVYIRPGPRRVAIKAYVAVFVCMGTKAAHLELVTDLSTDRFIQALRRFIGRRGLPAEIFSDNGTNFVGARNQLQNLFELLRSKDHSEKVSKECADQGIQWHFNPPGAPHFGGLWEAAVRSAKTHLLKVLGDNPVSYEDMDTLLVQVEACLNSRPLTQMSDDPNDLEPLTPGYFLIGSSLYELPDLDITAVPMNRLNQWQTT